In Accipiter gentilis chromosome 33, bAccGen1.1, whole genome shotgun sequence, the genomic window ataggacgaAGTGGGGAACAGTTTTAAACTCAAAAAAGGGGAGAGATTTGAACTAGATCTAAGACATTTTTGATACTGCGGGTGGTGAGAcgctggcagaggttgcccagagagttggtCGATGCCCCCGTCCTTGGGAATATTTGAGGTCAGGccggacggggctctgagcaaactGATCTCGGTGAAGATGGCCTGGCTTGTGGCAAAGGGGGTTGGACTGAGTGAGCTTGGAAAatccccttcccacccaaaccatctCGTGATTTTATGAAAAACACCCGCAGGGAGTGTGCAAAGAGGTCATAGAATCATTCGTGTAATTAATAActgaatcatttaggttggaaaggacccttaAGAGTCCATCGTTAACacccccagttctctcagccccttttcttgttctccagacccttcaccggcttcattgctcttctctggcCACGCTCCTGCACCTCAATATCTTTCTTGGGgtccaaaaccgaacacagtattcgaggggATGAGGACGATCGCGTACCCTCGTGCTgttggccacgctatttctgacacaagccaggaggCTATCAGCCACCTCGGCCATCTGGGCGCACTGGTCGGAGCCAGGCTTTTGCCTGCAGTGCCCAGTGCCAGAGGactggagggagcaggagcaCAGGAGGGTCTTTCTGAAAGTCAGGAGACAACTTTTGGCTGTGAGGGTGACAGCACAGTGGCCTGGGTCACCTGTGGAGGTGGCGAAGTCGCCATCCTCGGAGATCTTTGACAGCCGTTGGGTCGTGGTCTTGGGCGAGCGGCTCCGGTTGCCCTGTCCAATCCCCGCAACCGGGCTGTACAGCAGAAGGTGGGCAGCATGTCTCCCCTCTCGCTGTGCTCACGCCCTTCCCCTCTTGtttcccccccaaaccccaggcTCTGCATCGTTAACGACGAGCTCTTCGTCCGCAACGCCACCACCGAAGAGATCCGCAAAGCCTTCCTCATGCCGGCGCCcaccccttcctccagccccgTGCCCACCCTCTCCGCCGAACAGCAGGAGATGCTCGCCGCCTTCTCCATGCAGTCGGGCATGAACCTCGAGTGGTCCCAGAAGTGAGTCCTGGTccccccccacaccaccaccacccctttaACCCCCCCAAAATCGGGGACCCtacccccctgtccccccccttcACCCTCTCCTACACTCCCAGGTGCCTGCAAGACAACGACTGGGACTATGGCCGGGCTGGGCAGGTCTTCACCCAGCTGAAGGTGGgtttggtggggtggggggttccGACCCAGcatcccccgtccccccccaaacTGGGGGTGCCCTCGGCTGAGcctccctcttctcttttctctttgcaggTGGAAGGCAAGATCCCAGATGTGGCGTTTCTCAAGTGAACGGCATCCAccacccccttccccctcccctccctctgtgttttattccccctccccctcccccccccccccgccccccgttttgtaaataaatcaataaatagcCCCGTTTCAACGCTGGCGCCTTAGGGGTGCGTTGCGcctttaagaagggggggggggggcgagtgaGGGCGGCTTGGCGACACGCCCGGCACAAAGATGGCGGCTGACCTCGAAGTAGAGGCGGAGGTCAACCCGGATGTAGTGGTAGCTGACCCGGAAGTGGTGGCGGGGAAATGGCGGCGGCTAGggcccgtgcggcggcggcggccttgGAGGCGGCGACGTCCCCCCCACGGGACGTAGTGCTTTTCCGACACGAACGGGACCGGTTCTTCCGTTTAGCCGGGTTCTTCTGTGCGGGGCAGGGTCTTTTTTGGGCCTACCTGGCTCACTTCGCTTTTACGGCTCTTCGACCCGCACccggtcctggtcctggtcccgGTCCCGACGATCCGCTCCGGCCCCGCGATCATAAATGGAGATTCGGTTTCACCGCCTCCTGCCTCACCCTCGGTAACGGGACGGGGCACGGGGTCTGGGCTGGGTCGAGGGTGATGGAGCCGGGGCAGAATAGACCCGGGCCGGCAACGGGCCTGGGGGGAACAGAACCGGGCCTTGGGGACTGGGGTCGGGCCTGGGGTCCCCCCTGAccccccttgtgcccccccctcGCAGGCTCTCTGATCGTGGCAGCCGGTTGCCTGTTCCCGCTCCGTGCCGTCCGTCAGGTGACGCTGCTACGGGGCGGTTCGGAGGTGACGATCAGCACCCACGGACCGCTGGGACTTGGCCGGGGTCCCACCGTCACCGTCCCGTTACGCCACGTCTCCTGCCGCGCTCACCGCAGCGAAGTGCCGGCCGCCGTCCCCCTCAAGGTGAAAGGACGACCGTTTTACTTTTTGCTGGACAAGAGGGGACAGATTTACAACCCCCGGCTCTTTGACATCACCGTTGGTGCCTACCGCAAGCTTTAGTTGATGCCAGGGGCCAGCCGGGACTGTTCACCCCTCGCCGCTTCCAAATAAACCCCTGAGGCCCCACCCCTAGCCGTGTCTCCAGATGTTTTGGGGGGGTGAGCTTTGTCATGTTTGTTATCGAGCCCGGGATCGAGCGCCTTCTTCAACCCTGGCTCCTTCAGTGGCATCCTCACCATCTCCAAGGGTGTCCGTGGCTGCCGGATCCTTAGCCAGTGCCACACGCTGTGGTCGGTCCGAGGCTGGGGACGGGGAGCCCTGTTGTCCCCTTCCACCAGCCTCGTTGGCCTCATTAGCCTGACCTAcccaccatcccctgcagcctcctgGAGATATTCAAGGCGGCGATGGACACTTACAGGCTCTCTCAGggccttcctcctcatcctcctcatccTTTGTGGCCAGAGCACTCTGGCGATGCCCCTCCCTCCGTCCTGAGGACAGGTTTTGGggcattttaaaagtcatttggGGTATGGGGTTTGGACGGGTATTATGGGGGCGTGGGAGGATGGCTCGCAGTAGTTTTGGGGTAAAACGGCATCGTTTTAGGGTCTTTTCAGGGGGTCTGTGCTCGGTGTTTCCTTCACTGCCCTGCTCCCTACCCGCCTCGGTGGCTCCAAGGGGGCGTGGCGAGCGCAAGAGGGCGGGGTATGTAAATCTAGTTCGGCGAGGAGGCGGGGCGCACCCGGTTTAAGGGAGGGGTTATGCAAAGAGTCGCTGAGGAATGGAGGGCGTGGCTATGCTATCGTACCCCCGCGGACTTAAAAGGGCTGCCGGGAGGCCCCGCCTCGATGGGTTGgccgggaggggaggaggaggagcgaaTGCAAATTGCCGTGCGCAGCGCGCCACTCAGGTTGCGGCGGGAACCGGGGAAGGGGCGTGGCGCATGGGAGCCGGAGGCGGGGATAGGCAAATTTGAACAATGAGTTCTCCAACGGGCGGCCGGGAGTCCCCGCCGAGGACGTTCCCGGGGTCTCTCGGGGGTCGCTTCCCGAAAATCCAGGGCGAGAGGTGCGAGATAGTGCGGGGAAGGTCCGGGGAGGGAGTGAGGATGTCGGTGCAGGGCGGTGGATCGTGACCGTGAGTTATGTGAGAGCGGGGCTCGGGGGTGTCAGGGCGGCGGAGGGCTGAGGTTATCGCTTCTCGGCCTTTTGGCTAAGATCAAGTGTAGTATCTGTTCTTATCAGTTTAATATCTGATACGTCCTCGATGAGAGGACTTTATATTAAACGGATTTTTGGGTTCGGGAGTTGGACCCGGAGCTTGCTCCCTCCGCTCCGCGCATCGTCCTGGTATTGCAGTGCCTCCGGGAACGGTGCACCCCACCCCGTGGGGAGATAACAacggttaaaaaaaagaataagctttCTGTAGCAGGAGCACTCTTCTTCTGAGCCCTGGGGCGTTCTCTACTGCGGTGGAATGTGCAGGCTCCCTTTAGGGTTGAGCACGATGCCTTGTCCCCCGAGCAAGACCCATTGCCCAAGAGCTTCGCTACGTAGGTCCGGTGCCTCTGTAGAGACCATGCAGCTTTGGCCAGCCGACATACCCTTGAGAAAGGAACTAGAGGCGGAGGGAGAGGaaacatcctgccccagaaggcGCCGGTGATTGCCAAAGCAGCAGGAACTAGGGGTCAGGAGGAAAGGCGGCAGCGGGAGACGGCGACCACCCACTCAATTCAAGGCCTAAAAGACTCACACGCACCCCCCCGTACTTTTAGTTGGAAGCGGGGAAAAACCTGAGCCCAAGAGTAAATGGTGGCAGGTGATAAGCGACTGCCGGTCATGGTTTCGGGGAAGGACTTTGGGAACCAAGTGGGTGAAGCTAAAACTACAAACTGCTCGTTTAACCGCAGGGTGCGCTCGATTTGTGGGAATCCTGCGCCTTGCCGCCCGTGCAGAGTAAAGCAATGAAGGGCTCCTCGCGAAACACGCTGCGTGTGTTTCGGGAGTTGCTTTCTCTTTCGGTAACACGGCACCCGGTGCCCGGGGCCCCCGGCAACGCCCCCCCGCCGGCTCCGGGCCGAGCACCCTCAGCCGCCGGCGACACGGCTCCGCTCCCTCCATCTGGCCTCCCGGCCCCGCGGCTGGGCCCGCGCCCGGCGGCTCCGTGTGGCTCCGGTACCGCCGAGCGCGGCCCCCGGTCCCGCTGCGGACGATGAACCGGGGCGGGGGCCGGACGCGCCGCACGATCGGCCGAGGGAGGTCGGTGCCGCCGGTGCCCcgcgaggggagggagggggccggCGCGGTGGGCGGGGCGAGAAGAGGGCCAATAGGAGCGCCGCTACCCCGGCGTCTGCAAAACGCAGCGCGGAACCCTGCAGACAGCCTCGGTGTCAGACCGGGACGGAGGGGGCGGGGCGAATGCAAATTGCCATGCGCAGCGCGCCATTCAGGTTGCGGCGGGAACCGGGGAAGGGGCGTGGCGCATGGGAGCCGGAGGCGGGGATAGGCAAATTTGAACAATGAGTTCTCCAACGGGCGGCCGGGAGTCCCCGCCGAGGACGTTCCCGGGGTCTATCGGGGGTCGCTGTCCCGAAAATCCAGGGCGAGAGGTGCGGGAGAGCGCGGGAAGtggccggggagggagggaggatgtcGTTGTGGGGCGGTGGATCGTGACCGTGAGTTATGTGAGAGCGGGGCTCGGGGGTGTCGGGGCGGCGGAGGGGCTGAGGTTATCGCTTCTCGGCCTTTTGGCTAAGATCAAGTGTAGTATCTGTTCTTATCAGTTTAATATCTGATACGTCCTCGATGAGAGGACTTTATATTAAACGGATTTTTGGGTTCGGGAGTTGGACCTGGAGCTTGCTCCCTCCGCTCCGCGCATCGTCCCGGTATTGCAGTGCCTCCGGGAACGGTGCACCCCACCCCGTGGGGACTTTTGCGATAGTTAAAAACAGAACAAGCGTTCTACcagttccaaaatattttcatttaccaTTGCGGATTAGCAATCTGCAAGCTCTGCACCGTCTACCCTCAGCGCCATCCAATTTTTCTCCATTCCATCCAGCTTGTCTCCCGACCCCGGGGCTGGGGTCGTGCTCGGCGATTCCGTGTGGCTCCGTTACCGCCGAgcgcggcccccggccccgctccggtGGGGTCCCCCGGGGATAAGCCGAGGCGGAGGCCGGGTGTCCCCGGCGGGGGAGTGGGCGGGGAGGCCGGAGGGAGCCGGAGCGGTGGGCGGAGCGGTCTCCGTCCAGTGAGATCGCCGCTACCCTGGCGGAGGCAAAAACACGCGCGGAATATGCAAATAGCCTCGGGGTTTAGGCCGGAACGTCGGGGGGGCAGAGGGAATGCAAATTGCAGTGCGCGGCACGCCAATCAGGTACCCGCGAGAAAACGGCGAAGGGGCGGGGCGCATATGGGAACCGGGGGCGGAGTATGGAGATAGGGGCGGGTTTCggagggagggcggcggggcggggcgaatGCGACTCGGGGGGCGGGGCCTGTCGCCAGGAGACGCCGAGGGGGCGTGGCGGGCTGACGGACGAGGTGCCCACCGAGCCGTCGGGATAAAGGCGGGAAAAAGCTCGGCAACCGCCGGCACAACAGACCCGACtgggagaaattaattttattgccaATCAAAGCAGAGCAGGGTAacgagaaataaagccaaatctcaCAACACCTGCCCCCaggcctccctcctccccgccggcggcacagggggacggggaatgggggtcgTCGGTGTCCGCTCATCCCACCTCggctctgccgctccttcctcctcagggagaggactcctccctcgtccccagctccagcgtggggtcctgggCTGAGGAGGGAcagcaggtggatatctgctccaccattaacccccatgggctgcgggggggggacagcctgcctcaccgtggtcttccccacgggctgcaggggaactgctgctccttccccaccGCCCTTGGTGTCCGCAGAGCTGTTATTgtcccctcttctccctcctctctcggGCTGCAGTTTCTCTTCCCGCTTCTTAAACCTCTTCTCCCAAAGGCGCTGCCCGCGCCGCTgccgggctcggccttggccggggggggcggggcgaaTGCAAATTGCCGTGCGCAGCGCGCCATTCAGGTTGCGGCGGGAACCCGCGAAAGGGCGTGGCGTGTGGGAGCCGGAGGCGGGGATAGGCAAATTTGAACAATGAGTTCTCCAACGGGCGGCCGGGAGTCCCCGCCGAGGACGTTCCCGGGGTCTATCGGGGGTCGCTTCCCGAAAATCCAGAGCGAGAGGTGCGGGATAGTGCAGGGAAGGTCTGGGGAGGGAGTGAGGATGTCGTTGCGGGGCGGTGAATCGTGACCGTGAGTTATGTGAGAGCGGGGCTCGGGGGTGTCGGGGCAGCGGAAGTGCTGTGGCTATCGCTTCTCGGCCTTTTGGCTAAGATCAAGTGTAGTATCTGTTCTTATCAGTTTAATATCTGATACGTCCTCGATGAGAGGACTTTATATTAAACGGATTTTTGGGTTCGGGAGTTGGACCCGGAGCTTGCTCCCTCCGCTCCGCGCATCGTCCCGGTATTGCAGTGCCTCCGGGAACGGTGCACCCCACCCTGTGGGGATCTAATACAAGTAAAAAGCAGAATGATCAAAGATTGTATAGCCGTTTTAAGCTGCCCCCATCACAAAAAGTTATGGCCCCTCTCCGTGCAGGCGCGTCTCGGCCGGCGAAGGGGCCCTGGCTGACGCTGGAGTCGACCCGGCTCCGGGGGGGATGGAGCTCCAGCAGCAACGGTCCGGGCACCCGCTGAGCGCCGGGAGACTTTGACACCCCGAGATGGGCGCGGACCCGCGAAACCACGTTTATTTAATCCCCAGAGGCATCGGGAGCAGCTACTGGCTGCCCCGGTGTGtgtgttgcgggggggggggggaacgagcAAACCCAGCTGGGAAAATTAAAATtggcctcaaaaaaaaaaaaaaaaaaaaaaaaaaaaagaaatagctaaGCTATTGCTGTCCTCTGCACCCTAACATCTCTAAggttataaaaaaaaacctactTGCTTTCTACCCTAAATGGAGCCTCATAATTAcatacttgctttctttttgcagaaatttCTGTGGCgcttaaatttatatttaaaatatctgagaGGTCTGGTACAGTTTAGCCGAGCTAAAAGAATATTCCTAGCGACCAAAAGCAAATGTCCGTGATGATGGGTTCCACCTCCC contains:
- the TMEM223 gene encoding transmembrane protein 223, giving the protein MAAARARAAAAALEAATSPPRDVVLFRHERDRFFRLAGFFCAGQGLFWAYLAHFAFTALRPAPGPGPGPGPDDPLRPRDHKWRFGFTASCLTLGSLIVAAGCLFPLRAVRQVTLLRGGSEVTISTHGPLGLGRGPTVTVPLRHVSCRAHRSEVPAAVPLKVKGRPFYFLLDKRGQIYNPRLFDITVGAYRKL